The Arthrobacter sp. Marseille-P9274 DNA window GGAACGGGGCCGGAACGGACACGCTCGCCGGCGTCACGGACGGCCGCTTCGGCGCCGCGGCCGGTGACCCCGCTGCCGGTGCCGCCGCCCAGGTCGGTGACGCCGTTGCCGGTGCTGCCTGTGCCGGGGAGGTGTGGGGCGGCGGGAACGTGAAGGCGTTTGTCGCGGTGACGATCCCGCTGGCGACCGCCGCGGGCGGGGACGAGCCGGGCGAACTGGCCGGGTACGGGCCGATCCCGCCCGGGATGGCGCGAAGGATCGCGGGCCTGGCGAAAACGTGGCTGCCGGTCATCACCGACGAACACGACAAAGCCGTGATGGTGGCCCGGGAGATGCGGCACCCGCCCGAATGGCTCAAACGCCACGTGCGACTGCGGGACGGGACCTGCCGAGGGCTGGGTTGCCGGACCCAGTGGAAGCACTGCGAACTCGACCACACGCTGGCGTGGGAACACGGCGGCAAGACCGAGCTGGAGAACCTCGCCCTGCGCTGCAAACCCGACCACCTGTCCAAACACAACGACGGCTGGCACACCACACAGGAGCCACACGGGGTGATCCGCCACCAGACCAGGACCGGGCAGACCTACACGAGCTACCCGGACGGGTCCTGGGTCTCCCATGGCATCAAGCCGCCACCGCCCCCGCCACCGGACCCCTTCAACGACACCACACCACCACCCTTCTGAGGCGAGTAGACGCCCAAGCAGCTGAACCCTGCCCGCGGCGCCAGGGTCGAAAGACGAACCCGACGAGCGCAGACGCCTACCAAACAGGCGAGTAATCCTGGCGGAGTAATTGGAGGTCTAGGCAGGAAGGTCCAACTGGGCCACCGATAAGGCAGTCTGTCCGGATCTCATGGGCCGGCCGAGGAAAACGCCGAAGCAAACTGCAAACTGTCAGCCGAAGCAGACTGCAAACCGTGAGCCGAAGCAGACTATTAATGGTCGGGACGACGGCAGCGGAAGGGAACCGCGAAGCAGGTCCCGCCGTCGCTAGTTACTGGCGCCGTGCGACAGCCGGAAAGGTGCCGCCGGGTAGACGCCGAGGATCTTGATCTTGGTGGTGAAGAACTCCAGTTCCTCGAAGGCGTGCACCATGGCCGGGTCCTCGGGGTGGCCTTCGACGTCCACCATGAACTTCGTGGCGGCGAACTCGTTGCCCTCCATGTAGCTCTCCAAGCGCGTCATGTTGATGCCGTTGGTGGCAAACCCGCCCAGGGCCTTGTAGAGCGCGGCCGGGACGTTACGGACCCGGAAGACGAAGCTGGTCACGGCCGGGCCGGGCAGTTCTGCGCGGGTGGGGACCGGGCTTTTGTCCGCCAGCAGGATGAAGCGCGTGGTGTTGGTCGGGTCGTCTTCGGCGTCGGTGGCCAGCACGTCCAGCCCGTACAGGTCCGCGGCCATTGGCGGGGCGAGGGAGACCTTGGTCGGGTCCTGCCACTGGCTGACTTCGCGAGCGGATCCGGCCGTATCGCCGGCGATGACTGGCTTGAGGCCGTGCTGGCGGATGAGCTTGCGGCACTGGCCGAGGGCGTGGATGTGGCTGTGCACCTCGCGGGCCTGTTCAATGCTGGACCCGGGGATGCCGAGCAGGCTGAAACGGATGCGCAGGTAATGCTCGCCGATGATCTGCAGCGAGGTCTCCGGCAGCATCGCGTGGATGTCCGCCACCCGGCCGGCGATCGAGTTGTCGATCGGGATCATCGCCAGCTGGGCCTCTCCGCTGGCGACCTTGGCGAAGGTGTCCTCGAAGCTGGCGCATGGCACGGCTTCCCAATCCGGGCGCACTTCAGTGCAGGCCATGTGGGAATTGGAGCCGGGTTCTCCCTGGTAGGCGATCGCGAAGGTCATGGATCGAATTATCCCATCAGGTGTTCTCGTCGCTGACCACCTCGACCGCCGAGACTTTTTCCATGACGCACAGGCCCTCCACCAGTTGGTCGAGGGATCCGGCGGCGTGCTGGATCCGCAGGTCCACGTGCAGCATGGCCTGACCGTCGTCGCGGCGGAAACGCCGCGTGCGGCTCAGAGCGGCTTCGAAACCCAGTTCGGCAGCCCGCTCCACCACGCGCTGCAGCACGCCTTCTTCGTACTGCACCTCCACGCTGAAGTCGCGGACCTTGTCGCCGGGCGAGACCCACCGGCCGACAGTCGCCAGAACGACGACGGTGGCCAGGTGCAGCAGGGTCGCCAGCACCGCGATCAGCGGCATCCCGGCCGCGCAGGCCATGCCGATGGCGGCGGTCATCCAGATGGACGCGGCGGTGGTCAGGCCGGACACCGCGTTGCGCCGGACAAAGATGACGCCGGCTCCAAGGAAGCCGATGCCGGTGACGATCTGCGCCGCGATGCGGGAGGGGTCCAGGACCACGTCGCTGCCGATCACATTCCCGAAGCCGTAGGCGGAGACCAGAGTGAACAGCGCCGAGCCCAGCCCCACCAGGGTGTGGGTGCGCAGCCCGGCGCTTTTAAGCTTGCGCTCGCGCTCGATCCCCACGACCGCGGAGAGCACGAAGGCCAGCAGCAGCATTGCGAACTGCGTCATTATCGTGTCCGGCAGCAGGTCGATCTCCAGCAATGCATACTCCTTCGCGGCCCCGTTATGCGGCTGCTCTCCAGCCTAATCTCCGGGGCAGGCGGTGCACGGCTAGGTGAGCCTGAGGAGGGAGAATGACGGCGGCGCGAACCCTATGGCGCCGAAGTGAACTTTGCAAAACATCGGCCGAAATCTGTCCTCCGGTCTCGGCTCACCGGAAGTTAAACGATACATTCGAAGGGACGGTGCAGTCCCCAGCTGTGCCGTTTTCTCTGCCCAGAGAACGATCGTATTGATTTCGATTCTGACACCCCCTAATTGAAGCGAGTATCAAAATATGAAAAAGACCCTTTCAACCGTGACGCTGGCCCTGGCCATCGCGTTCACCTCAGGAACGGCCGCCCACGCCAACACCGCCGACTACCCTGCCCCCGAGCAGGCCGTCACCGTCTCCGAGGCCCGCGTCTCGGCCGGCGACAGCGTTGTGGTTTCAGCGAGCGGCCTGGAAGCCAATGAAGAGGCCACCGTCGCCGTGGCCCAGAACCAGTCGGGCAAGAACATCGCCGAGATCGATACCGCGGCGAACGCCGAGGGCGAGGTCTCCGAAGAGGTCACGTTCGAGAAGCCGGGACGGCACTGGGTCACCGTGACCGGTGACGAGACCGGCGTGGTCGGGACGGCCTCCGTCGTCGTGACCGGCGGAGCGGGCGCTGCGGGCAAGGGCCCGGAGAAGCTTGACGTAGACCGCTCCGGCGCCACCACCGAGACCGATCCCGCGGTCCTGTGGGGCATCGGCGGAGCCGGTCTGCTCCTGGTAGCCGGCGCTGCCGGAACCGTGGCGCTCAAGCGTCGCAACAGCTAACAGCTAACAGGTAACAGCTGGAGCAGCTGAGCCGGTCGGTAGTCGGGGGGACTGCCGGCCGGCTCTACTGTTTAAGGACGGCCGGGGTAGCCGCCGGGTCGCGGTGCCTATAAGTCGCGGTGCCTAAAAGGGGGACGCAGTGCTTGGAAGGGGCAGTGCCTAGAAGGGATTGAGCAGCCGGTGCACGAACTGGCGGGTCCGCTCCTCGCGTGGCTCGCGCAGGACCTGGTCCGGGTGGCCGCGCTCCACGACGACGCCGCCGTCCATAAAGACAACCTCTGTGGCCACCTCGCGGGCGAAGGCCAGCTCATGGGTGACCATCACCATCGTCCAGCCTTCCTCGGCGAGTTCCTTGATCACGTGCAGCACGTCGCCCACCAGCTCCGGGTCCAGCGCCGAGGTGGGCTCGTCGAACAGCAGCAGGGCGGGCTTGAGCGCCAGCGCGCGGACGATGCCGACGCGCTGCTGCTGTCCGCCGGAGAGCTGGTGCGGGTACTGGTCCTTCTTGTCCTGCAGACCGACGCGGCGCAGCAGGTCCTCTGCCTCCCGGACGGCCTCGGCCTTGGGCCGCTTCTGCACCTGGACGGGGCCCTCGACGATGTTCTCCAGCACGGTGCGGTGCGGGAACAGGTTGTAGTGCTGGAACACCATGCCGGAGCGGTCGCGCAGGGCGGCGAGCTGGCGGCGGGAGACCTGCCTGCCGAACTCTACGGAAGGTCCGCCGCGGAAGGCGACCCGTCCGCCGTCGGGAATTTCGAGGCCGTTCAGGCAGCGCAGCACGGTGGTCTTGCCCGAGCCCGACGGGCCGATCAGCGCCAGGACCTGGCCCTGCGAGACTGAAAGGTCGATCGATTTGAGCACGTGGTTCTCGCCGAAGGACTTGCGCAGCTCCGTCACGGCCACGACCGGGTCGTTGGCGCCGCCTCCGGGCGGGGTACGGGAATCAGTGGGCGACATAGCGGCCCAGCCTCCTTTCAAGCCGGGTCTGTCCACTGGAGAGGACCAGGCAGAACACCCAGTAGACCGCGGCTGCCTCCAGGTACAGGAGCATGAATTCCTGGCTGAACGCCGCGATCTCCTGCGCCTGCCGGAACAGCTCGGTCACCAGGATCAGCGATGCGAGCGAGGTGTCTTTGACCAGCGAAATGAACGTGTTGGACAGCGGCGGGACGGAAACCCGCGCGGCCTGCGGCAGGATCACCCGGCGCAGCGTCAGTCCGCGCGACATGCCGATCGTGTGCCCGGCCTCCCACTGGCCCTTGGGCACGGAGAGGATGGCAGCGCGGATGATCTCCGCGGCATAGCCGCCCACATTGAGCGAGAATGCGATGAGGGCGCTGGGCCACGGCGGCAGCACGACGCCGATCGAGGGAAGCCCGTAGAAAATCACGAACAGCTGAACCAGCAGGGGCGTGCCGCGGATGACCGACACGTAGGCGCGGCCAATGGCAGCCAGGACGGCGTTGCCGCTCAACC harbors:
- a CDS encoding HNH endonuclease signature motif containing protein, with product NGAGTDTLAGVTDGRFGAAAGDPAAGAAAQVGDAVAGAACAGEVWGGGNVKAFVAVTIPLATAAGGDEPGELAGYGPIPPGMARRIAGLAKTWLPVITDEHDKAVMVAREMRHPPEWLKRHVRLRDGTCRGLGCRTQWKHCELDHTLAWEHGGKTELENLALRCKPDHLSKHNDGWHTTQEPHGVIRHQTRTGQTYTSYPDGSWVSHGIKPPPPPPPDPFNDTTPPPF
- a CDS encoding prephenate dehydratase, whose protein sequence is MTFAIAYQGEPGSNSHMACTEVRPDWEAVPCASFEDTFAKVASGEAQLAMIPIDNSIAGRVADIHAMLPETSLQIIGEHYLRIRFSLLGIPGSSIEQAREVHSHIHALGQCRKLIRQHGLKPVIAGDTAGSAREVSQWQDPTKVSLAPPMAADLYGLDVLATDAEDDPTNTTRFILLADKSPVPTRAELPGPAVTSFVFRVRNVPAALYKALGGFATNGINMTRLESYMEGNEFAATKFMVDVEGHPEDPAMVHAFEELEFFTTKIKILGVYPAAPFRLSHGASN
- a CDS encoding MgtC/SapB family protein; translated protein: MLEIDLLPDTIMTQFAMLLLAFVLSAVVGIERERKLKSAGLRTHTLVGLGSALFTLVSAYGFGNVIGSDVVLDPSRIAAQIVTGIGFLGAGVIFVRRNAVSGLTTAASIWMTAAIGMACAAGMPLIAVLATLLHLATVVVLATVGRWVSPGDKVRDFSVEVQYEEGVLQRVVERAAELGFEAALSRTRRFRRDDGQAMLHVDLRIQHAAGSLDQLVEGLCVMEKVSAVEVVSDENT
- a CDS encoding amino acid ABC transporter ATP-binding protein — encoded protein: MSPTDSRTPPGGGANDPVVAVTELRKSFGENHVLKSIDLSVSQGQVLALIGPSGSGKTTVLRCLNGLEIPDGGRVAFRGGPSVEFGRQVSRRQLAALRDRSGMVFQHYNLFPHRTVLENIVEGPVQVQKRPKAEAVREAEDLLRRVGLQDKKDQYPHQLSGGQQQRVGIVRALALKPALLLFDEPTSALDPELVGDVLHVIKELAEEGWTMVMVTHELAFAREVATEVVFMDGGVVVERGHPDQVLREPREERTRQFVHRLLNPF
- a CDS encoding amino acid ABC transporter permease, which encodes MDWELLRTSLWPIVRAGLTGTIPLSLASFALGLLLALVVALMRLSGNAVLAAIGRAYVSVIRGTPLLVQLFVIFYGLPSIGVVLPPWPSALIAFSLNVGGYAAEIIRAAILSVPKGQWEAGHTIGMSRGLTLRRVILPQAARVSVPPLSNTFISLVKDTSLASLILVTELFRQAQEIAAFSQEFMLLYLEAAAVYWVFCLVLSSGQTRLERRLGRYVAH